One part of the Coturnix japonica isolate 7356 linkage group LGE22C19W28_E50C23, Coturnix japonica 2.1, whole genome shotgun sequence genome encodes these proteins:
- the RACGAP1 gene encoding rac GTPase-activating protein 1 — protein sequence MDTTMRNLWNLCDQLIRQAEVLSEGNECQFIQLAKNFEDYRRKWQKTEQELGRYKDLLMKSEAERSALDVKLKHARNQVDVEIKRRQKAEADCDRLERQIQLIRELLMCDASGSIQLSEEQKSALAFLNKPQVSVGGSGNKRLSTIDESGSILSDISFDKTDDSLDWDSSAVKTVRLKRREKRRSSRQHAEGPPAPEKKIRSIGSTADQGNESIVAKTTFMVPSDGGPIEAISTIQTVPYSLRSQRKSGPLQPWSSETSLGFKQVESKSESNGSVTPQSNGGVRLHDFVSKTVIKPESCVPCGKRVKFGKISLKCRDCHVVSHPECRDRCPLPCIPTLTGPPVKIGEGTLMDFVPSAPPMIPSIIVHCVNEIEQRGLNEKGLYRISGCDKTVRELKEKFLRSKNIPSLSNVDDIHAICGLLKDFLRNLKEPLLTFRLNKTFMEAAEILDEDNSIAAMYQAVGELPRANRDTLAFLMVHLQRVAQSPDTKMDVTNLAKVFGPTIVAHAVPDPDPMTLLQDTKRQPKVVERLLLMPMEYWSQLMMLEQENIDPAHVIENTNAYSTPQTPDVKECIFEPLTTPERQMYRRMSSSSLCQKVLSTFSMTPKSASKCKSATQLRRQGRFFPSPVLK from the exons ATGGATACCACAATGAGGAACCTGTGGAATTTGTGTGACCAACTCATACGCCAGGCTGAAGTTTTAAGCGAGGGGAATGAATGCC AATTTATTCAGCTGGCGAAGAACTTTGAAGACTATCGAAGGAAGTGGCAGAAAACTGAGCAGGAGCTTGGAAGATACAAAGACCTGCTGATGAAAAGTGAAGCTGAACGTAGTGCTTTGGACGTGAAGCTGAAACATGCGCGCAATCAAGTGGATGTAGAGATCAAACGCAGGCAAAAAGCTGAAGCAGACTGTGACAGGCTG gagAGGCAAATACAACTGATTCGAGAGCTGCTCATGTGTGATGCATCTGGGAGCATTCAGCTAAGTGAAGAACAGAAGTCTGCCCTTGCCTTCCTTAACAAACCACAGGTTTCTGTAGGAGGTTCAGGCAACAAGAG ACTGTCTACAATAGATGAATCTGGCTCAATTCTGTCAGACATCAGCTTTGACAAGACTGATGATTCACTG GACTGGGATTCCTCTGCAGTGAAAACTGTCAGActgaagaggagagagaagagg CGCTCTTCCAGGCAGCATGCTGAAGGCCCACCAGCTCCtgagaagaaaatcagatcAATTGGCTCCACAGCAGACCAG GGAAATGAATCCATAGTGGCAAAGACGACTTTCATGGTTCCCAGTGATGGTGGTCCTATTGAAGCCATCTCTACCATTCAGACTGTGCCCTACAGCCTGAGAAGCCAGAGAAAGAGTG gTCCTTTGCAGCCTTGGAGCAGTGAGACAAGCTTAGGCTTTAAGCAGGTGGAATCCAAATCAGAGAGCAATGGTTCTGTCACCCCACAGAGCAACGGGGGAGTGAGGCTGCATGACTTCGTATCAAAGACG GTTATCAAACCAGAGTCATGTGTTCCTTGTGGAAAAAGAGTGAAATTTGGAAAAATCTCTCTGAAGTGCAGAGATTGCCACGTGGTCAGTCATCCAGAGTGTCGAGATCGCTGTCCTCTTCCCTGCATCCCCACCTTGACAGGCCCTCCTGTCAAAATTGGGGAG gGTACTTTGATGGACTTTGTCCCTTCTGCTCCTCCAATGATCCCTTCCATCATAGTGCACTGTGTTAATGAGATCGAGCAGAGAGGTCTGAATGAG AAGGGCCTTTACCGGATATCTGGCTGCGACAAGACAGTGAGAGAACTGAAAGAGAAGTTTCTCAGATCAAAAAATATTCCCTCGCTCAGTAACGTGGATGATATCCACGCCATCTGTGGTCTCCTGAAAGACTTTCTACGCAACCTGAAAGAGCCCCTTCTCACTTTCCGCTTAAACAAGACTTTTATGGAAGCTGCAG AAATCTTAGATGAGGACAACAGCATAGCTGCTATGTACCAAGCAGTTGGGGAACTTCCTCGGGCTAATAGGGACACCCTGGCTTTTCTCATGGTTCATCTGCAGAG agtGGCTCAGAGCCCTGACACCAAAATGGACGTTACCAACTTAGCCAAAGTCTTTGGCCCCACGATAGTTGCTCATGCAGTGCCCGATCCTGACCCGATGACTCTCCTGCAGGACACAAAGCGGCAACCCAAG GTAGTGGAGCGTCTTCTGCTGATGCCTATGGAGTACTGGAGCCAGCTGATGATGTTGGAGCAAGAAAACATTGATCCAGCGCATGTAATTGAGAACACCAATGCCTACTCCACTCCACAGACACCAGATGTTAAAG aGTGCATATTTGAACCCCTCACTACCCCAGAGAGGCAGATGTACAGGAGAATGTCTTCCAGCTCCCTGTGCCAAAAGGTCCTCTCTACCTTCAGCATGACCCCCAA ATCTGCAAGCAAATGCAAGTCAGCAACCCAGCTGAGGCGTCAAGGCAgattctttccctctcctgtgctgaaatga